The stretch of DNA GGCGCGCCCGCTCTGGCGCACACCCCCGCCGCCCCGCTCGCCGCGGCGGTGCTGACCGCGAGCACCGAAACCGCCCCACAGACCGAGCACGACAAGCTGTTCGCCCTGTTCGCCGATGCCGACGCGCGCGAGCTGGAGCTCGACCCGCTCGGCCGCCTGTTCCGCGGCGACGACACGGACGCCGACCGCCTCGGCGACCTCCTCACCGATTCCAGCTTTCTCGCCAGCCGCACCGACATCAAGCTGAACCTCGCGCTGCTGGCGCAGATCGACCGCAGTAAGCTCGATGAAACCGACGCGCTTGCCTATGACGTGTTCAAATACACGCAGGAGCGCGCGCTTGACGGCTATTCGGACGAGATGCGCGCGCTGACCGAGGTTCGCCCGCTCAACCACTTCTTCGGGCTGCACACCTTCTACCCGCAGCTTGCCAGCGGCACCGGGGTCGCGCCGTTCAGGACGCTGGCGCATTACGAGGACAACCTCAGCCGGCACGACGATTACATCGACTTCCTCGGCCGTGCGATCGGCCGGTTCCGCGAAGGCATGGACAGCGGCGTGCTCGAGACGAAGCTGACGGTCGAGATCATGGTCACCCAGCTCGACACCCAGCTGGAAACCCCGATCGAGGATTCGATGTTCATGGCCCCGACCAAGGCCTTCCCCGACACGGTGTCGGCGGAAGACCGCGCGCGCCTGACCGCCGCCTACGAGGCCAAGACCCGTGAAATCTACGCCGCCACCACCGCGCTGCGCGACTTCCTCAAGAACGAATACCTCCCCGTCGCGCGCGACAGCATCGGCCTGTCGCAGATGAAGGGCGGCGACAAGCTCTATGCCCAGATGGTGGAGGAATCGACCACCCTGCCGCTCGATCCCGAGACGATCCACCAGCTCGGCCTGTCGGAAGTCGCGCGGATCAAGGGAGAGCTGGAGAAGCTCAAGAAGGAAGTGAAGTTCAAGGGCACGCTTACCCAGTTCTTCGATTATGTCCGCACCGATCCCAAGTTCCAGCCCAAGAGCCGCGAGGCGCTGACCCAGAATTTCTACGACATCGGCAAGCAGGTCGATGCCAAGATCGGCGATTATTTCTCGCTGATTCCCAAGTCGCCGCTGGAAATCCGGCCCTACGATCCCTCGACCGAAAAGTTCGAGGCGGGGGGTTCCTATCAGGGGGGCTCGCCCGACGGTTCGCGCCCGGGGGTGTTCTACTTCAACGCCTATGACCTGCCGAGCCGCCTGACGCCGGGCAATGTCACGCTCTACCTCCACGAAGGCGCACCGGGGCACCACTTCCAGATCAGCCTCGCGCAGGAGAACGAGGCGCTGCCCGCCTTCATGCGCTTTGGCGGCACGACCGCCTATGTCGAAGGCTGGGCGCTCTATGCCGAAACGCTGGGTTACGAGATGGGCTTCTACAAGGACCCGTGGAACCGTTATGGCACCTTGCAGGACGAACAGCTGCGCGCGATGCGGCTGGTGGTCGACACCGGCATCCACGCCAAGGGCTGGAGCCGCGATCAGGCGATCGACTACATGCTCGCCAATTCCGGCATGACCCGCACCGAGGTGGTGGCCGAGGTGGATCGCTACATCGCCATCCCGAGCCAGGCGCTGGCCTACAAGATCGGCGCGCTCAAGATCCAGGAACTGCGCCAGCGCGCCGAGGCGAAGCTGGGCAAGAAGTTCGACATCAAGGCCTTCCACGCCGAGGTGCTCGACACCGGCGGCCTGCCGCTGGCGATCCTCGAACAGAAGATCGACCGCTGGATTGCGGCCGAGGCGGCAAAGTAAGGGCGCAGGGCGCGGCTTTCCTACAGGGCGGCAAGGCGGGTACAAGCCCCGCCATGCCGATCGCCGCGCCCGCCCTGTCCACACCTTTCCGGCAATCCGCCGTGCGTTTGGCGGACTGCGGGAATCCAACATCGTCCGGAGAGGTTTCTTGTTCCCTGGACAATGTCTCATGTGTCTCCAACAGGCCCGAACCTGAACGCGGGACGCTGCGCCCGGCGTCAACTCGTCGCATCCCATGCCCCGGTTGCCCCCTCCTGTGGGCACCGGGGCGTTGACGTTCACCTGCGAGCAAGGTGTTGCTGAACAACCACGCGTCACACCGAAATCAACAAGGGCCAGCATACGGGATCGCGGCCCATTTTCGCAGGAGTATTACCGTCGTGACCATCACCATTCGCAACTCGCGCAAGCTGGCGATTGCCGCCTTGCTGACCGCCACCGCCGCCACCGGCCTTGCCGCGCAGCAGACCATGCCGCCCGCCGAACAGGGCGGTGTGCTGACCACGGTCTATGGCTCGCTGCCGCCGCTCGCCGACATGACCGAAGGCCCCAAGGTGACCGGCATCATCTCGGCGCGTCAGGGCCAACGCCTGCAGGTGACCGCCAATGACGGCACCAACACCGTCATCACGCTCCACCCCGACACCGAAATCCGTACCCGTGGCGGCTTCCTCGGGATCGGCAACAAGACCTTTGATCAGAGCGCGCTGCTCAACGGGATGCCGGTGATCGTCAAGACCTCGCAATATGGCGAGGGTCTGGTCGCCAATGAAGTGCGCTTCACCAGCGACGATGCGCAGATCGCGCGGATGATCCGTGGCGGCACCCAGCAGCAGTTCGGCGAGCAGGGCGCGGCGATCAAGGCCAATGCCGCCGCCACCGAAGCGCTGCGCGGCCGCCTTGGCGATATCGACAAGTACAACCTCAAGAGCACCACCAACGTCTATTTCGACACCGGCAAATCGGTGCTCTCTCCGATGGCCAAGAACGAGCTGTGCGCCGCCGCGCAGCAGGCCGACGCCAACGAGAATTCGCTGATGCTGGTGCTCGGTTACACCGATTCCACCGGCTCGCAGGAAGTGAACCAGACGCTGTCGGAAAAGCGCGCTGCGGCGGTGGTCAACCACCTCCAGCAGGTGTGCAAGTGGAAGCCCTACCGGATGCTGACGCCGACCGGCATGGCGACCGCCGATCCGGCCGCGGACAACACCACCGCCGCGGGCCGCGCGCAGAACCGCCGCGTGTCGGTAAACGTGCTGGTGAGCAAGGCGCTCGACGGGCAGTAAGGGACATGGCTGCGGCGGCGCTCAGGCGTTGCCGCAGCCGTCTCACTGGATGGGCAGGACGCTTCCCATCTGCGTGTTGGGCTTGCCGCCCTCGGGATGCGGCAGGCCCAGCGCCGCATTGACGGCGCGGCGAACCGGATTGGTGCAGGTCGAGGGGCCCTGCGCGTAGTAGATCAACCCCTCGACCCGGCGCGTCTTGGCGTCGGGGTTGAGGATCACCTGCCCCGCCGTGCCGCCATTGCCGCCCTCGGCAATCGGGTCGCAGCGGCGCAGGGCAATCGACCCGTCCGCAGCCCGGTCGATCGCGGTGCAGACGAACGGCTCGTCGAACCGCAGGATGCGGGTGTTGCGCTGGTAGGAACCGCGCTCATCCGAGAGCACATGGCGGGGATCGCGCGGGGCAAGGTCGAGCGCGTCCGGCGCAACACTGATCGCCTCGGGCGGCTGGCCGAAATAGTCGGCGACCTGTGCGAAGATCGCCTCGCGGTAGGCGCCGCCTGCATACCACCGGTCGAAGCTGGCTGCGCTGGCAAAGGCGACGTCGGATCGCCACAGGACCGCGTTGCGCCAGCAGTCACCCAGACGCAGCGTCTTGTCCCGCTGCCGGTCGACCCTCGCGCCCTCGGGCAGGCCGAAAGCGGCGCTCACCAGCGCGACCTCGTCTTCGAAATAGTCGCCCTGACTGTCGAGATTGACCAGCAGTATGGGCAGACCGATGCAGGACAGGAAGCCGAGTATCGCCACCGCCTGCACCGGACGGCTGTACCAGATTGTCGCCGGGGTCAGTCGGTGGCCGAGAAAGATCAGCGCGACAATCGCGGCAGGCACACCGAACAGGGCAACAAGCGAGAAGGCGAACTGTGTCACCCCGCCGCTTTAGCCGCTCGAGTGATAGAAATCGTAAATCTGCCGCGCCACCGCCGCGCTGACCCCCGGCGCACGTTGCAGGTCTTCGAGCGCGGCCGCGCGCACCTTGCTCGCGGTGCCGAAGTGCAACAGCAGCGCGCGCTTGCGAGCCGGGCCGATACCGGGGATCTCGTCGAGCGGGCTCGCGGTGATCGCCTTGGAGCGCTTCGCCCGGTGCGCGCCGATGACGTAGCGGTGCACCTCGTCGCGCAGGTTCTGCAAGTGGAACAGCAGCGGAGAGTTCACCGGCAGCAGCTTCTCGCGCCCGTCGGGGAAGTGGAACACCTCGCGGCCCTCGCGCCCGTGATGCGGCCCCTTGGCGATGCCGATCACCGCCACCTCGTCGGCGATGCCGATCTCCTCGAGCACGCGCATCACGCTCGACAGCTGGCCCTTGCCACCGTCTATCAGGATGAGGTCGGGGAGGATGGTCTCGTGCCCGCCCGCCTTGGCCTCGGGATTGCCTTCGCCTTCCGCAAAGTTTCGGAAGCGCCGCGCCATCACCTCGCGCATCATCGCGAAGTCGTCGTTGCTCTGCGCCTCGCGGATGTTGAACTTGCGGTACTGGCCCTTCTCGAACCCGTCCGGCCCGGCCACCACCATCGCGCCGACCGCCTTGGTGCCCTGGATGTGGCTGTTGTCGTAAACCTCGATCCGCTGCGGGGGCGTGTCGAGTTCCAGAAACTCGGCGAGCTCGCGGTTGAGCTTGGCCTTGGTGCCGGTCTCCGCCAGCCGCCGCTCCAGCGCCTCGACCGCGTTGCGCTGCGCCTGCGCCATCAGCTTGCGCCGGTCGCCGCGCTCGGGGACGGAGATGCGCACCTTGCGCCCCGCAAGCTCGGATAGCGCGGCCTCGATCAGTTCGCATTCGGGCAGATCGCGGTCGACCAGCACGGTGGGCGGCGGCGGCACCTCCTCGTAGAATTGCAGCATCACATCGGCGAGCACCTGCGCTTCGTCGACGTCCGCCGTGTGGCGCGGGAAGAGCGCACGGTGGCCCCAGTTCTGGCCGCCGCGAATGAAAAAGGACTGGACGCTCATCTGCCCGTTCTTGGCCGCCAGCGCGAAGACATCGGCATCGCCCAGACCTTGGGCATTGATCGCCTGCGAGCCTTGAATAAAAGTCGCCGCGCGCAGCCGGTCGCGCAGCATCGCCGCGGTCTCGAAATCGAGGTTCTGCGCCGCATCTGCCATCTGCCGCTCGAGATCGGCCTGCACCGCGCCCGACTTGCCCGAGAGGAAGTCCTTCGCTTGCCGAACCAGCGCGTCATAGCCCGGCTCGTCGATCCTCCCGACACAAGGCGCCGAGCAGCGCTTGATCTGGTAGAGCAGGCACGGCCGGTCGCGGTTGTTGAAGAAGCTGTCGGTGCAGGATCGCAGCAAGAACAGTTTTTGTAGCGCATTGAGCGTCGTATTGACGCTCCCGGCGCTGGCGAACGGGCCGTAATAATTGCCCTTCGCCCGCCGCGCGCCGCGGTGCTTCTGGATGCGCGGGAAGGCATGATCGGCGCGCAGCAGGATGAAGGGGAAGCTCTTGTCGTCGCGCAGCAGCACGTTGAACGGGGGGCGGAAGCGCTTGATCAGCTGCGCTTCCAAGAGCAGCGCCTCGGCCTCGGAATTGGTGGTGATGATCTCCATCGAGCGGGTTTGGCTAACCATGCGCTGGAGCCGCCCGGAAAGCTGCGCGATCTGGGTGTAGTTCGCCACCCGCGCCTTCAGCGAGCGCGCCTTGCCGACATAGAGCACCTCGCCGCGCGCATCGAGCATCCGGTAGACGCCCGGCCTCGGCTTCAGCACCTTCACCGTCTCGCGGATCGCCTTCACCCCCGCTTCGAGATCGGGCTGCGCGCTGGACACGGTATAGGCGGCGCGCTCCTCGTTGAAGCGCTCCGCGCCGCGCGGATCGTGGGGGGTGCCTGCGGGGGTTCGGGCCATGGCAGCCAGATAGGGACTGCACCGCCCGCTTGGCAATTCCCCCGCAGGCGGTTTCCGTCAGGCCGCGACGATCGCCTGTGCGATATCGTCGATCGGCTGGTTGGTCATCTCCTTGCCGATCTCGCCCAGCAGCCGCTGTTCGAGTTCGACATGATAGTGCCGCCGCAATTCGCCCAGCGAGCGCTTATCGGCGACCACGATCAAATTCTCGATCTGGTTGGTCTTGGCCTGATGGTTCATCCACTCCGCCGCCGCCGCGACATGCGCGCCTTCTTCCAAGGCGCTGTCGCCGCTCTGGCCCGAAGTGATCGAGTGGCGCTGGTTGCCCTGACTGTAATTGGTCGGATCGAGTTCGGGCGTGTCGATCATTTCCAGCTGCGGATGAACTGCATCGCCGCTGTTGTGGAGCCACAAGAAACGCTCGCCATCGAGCACTGCGACATGGGTTCCGCCGGGTATCTTCATGGGGATTCTCCTATTTGCGGTGACGGTCGGCCTTGCCGAACACGGTATCGAGCCGGGTGACGAGCGTGCCGAGCGCGGAATTGACCGCGTCCATCGGCTTTTCGCCGCGTTCGGCGACGAAGATCGGATCGCCATTCTTGGGGCGCGCTTCGAGCCGCGCCTCGATCCCGTCCGGACGGTTGCTGTCACCATCGACATCGCGGACGTGAACTTCGATGGTGGTCAGGCGCTCGCCGAAGCGCGCGTCGAGCCGCTCGGTCAAGCGATCCTCGACTGCCTGCGCCATGTCGGCCGAGCCTGCGGTGGCATTGTCGGTGTTGAAACGAATGTCCATGTCAGCGCACCTTCCGGCTGCGTTCGAGCACCGGGCGATGGCCTTCCGCATCGAGCGCGCCCATCACGGGCTCTTCGCGCGAGCGGTCGCTGATCGGGCCTTCGCCCGCGGTCTTTTCCTGATGCTCGAGATGCTGCTGCGTGGGCGCGTTCTCGCTCTTCAGCGCCATAGCCATCTCGGCAATGTCCTTCTGGGTGGTGTCGGTCACGGGGACGTCCTCTCCTGCTTGGTGTGGGGGGCCGCGCGGGGCGGCCTGTCAGAAGAAACAAGGGGATGAGGCGGGCGTTGTTCCATTCGCCCGCCCGATTGGCGGCAGGCCGAGGGGCCGTGTGAGACGGGTCGCGGCAGCGATTGGCAATCGCGCCGCACGCGCCTATCGCGCCTCCATGGAGCATAGCGACGTCATCATCCTCGGCGCAGGCGCGGCCGGGCTGTTCTGCGCCGGACAGGCGGGGCAGCGCGGGCTGAATGTGGCGCTGCTCGAGAAGGCCGAGGCGCCAGGCAAGAAGATCCTGATCTCGGGCGGGGGGCGCTGCAACTTCACCAACCTCGGCGCGGGGCCGGGCAATTACCTTTCGGCCAACCCCCACTTCGCCAAGAGCGCGCTGGCCCGCTACACCCCGGCAGATTTCATCGCGCTGGTCGAGCGTTACGGGATCGCGTGGCATGAAAAGACGCTGGGCCAGCTGTTCTGTGACGGATCGGCAAAGCAGATCGTGGCGATGCTGCTGGAGGAATGCCCGCCAGAGCAGGTGACGCTCACCTGCGGGGTGGAGATCGCCGGCGTCGCACGCGGGGAGGATAGCAGCTTCACCGTCACCGCCGCCGATGGCCGCGCATGGGGCGCACCGGCGCTGGTAATCGCCACGGGCGGGCCGTCGATCCCCAAGATGGGCGCGAGCGACTTTGCCTTCCGGCTGGCGCGGCAGTTCGGCCTGAAAGTCGTCGAGCCGCGCCCTGCCCTCGTGCCGTTGACGCTGGGGGGAGAGGATGCGCTGTTCCGCGACCTGTCGGGCGTTGCCGCGCCGGTTCGCGCGCGGGCGGGCAAGACCGAATTTGCCGAGGCAGCGCTGTTCACGCACAAGGGGCTGTCCGGCCCGGCGATCCTTCAGGTGTCGAGTTACTGGCGGCACGGCGAAGAGGTCGGCATCACCTTCCTCCCGGAGGCCGCGAGCGACTGGCTGCTCGAAGCCAAGCGCGACCGGCCCCGCACCCACCTGCGCACCCTGCTGCGCGAGCGCCTTCCCGCAAGGCTGGCCGACGCGCTGGCCGACCGGCTGGGGCTGGAGCGCGAGCTCGGCAACGTCTCCGACAAGGATTTGCGCACCGCACAGGCGAGGCTTGCCGACTGGCGCTTCGCCCCCAACGGCACCGAGGGCTATGCCAAGGCCGAAGTCACCGCGGGCGGAATCGCCACGGCGGAGCTTTCAAGCCGCACGATGGAGGCGGCGAAGGTGCCCGGCCTCTATGCCATCGGCGAGGCGGTGGATGTCACCGGCTGGCTCGGCGGCTACAACTTCCAGTGGGCCTGGGCGAGCGGCTTTGCCTGCGCCGAGGCGCTCGCCCAGTCTCGATCCTAGAACAACTTCCGCAAATCGATACCGAGATACAGCCCCAGCGGGTCGATCACGAAGGGCTGGTAGTTGATCGGCGTTTCGCCGTTGCCATCCCGAACCCGTCGCTGCGCGTCGAAGAGGTTGTCGGCGACGAGGCTGACGCGGAAATCCTTCAGGAAGCCCTCGTTCTTGCCCGTCACTTCGCCCATGTTGGCGAAGATGCGCAGATTGAAGGTGACGATGTCGTCGAAGAACAGATCGCTGGTGCCGACCGCGCCGTCGAGCCGGGTTTTGCCGGTGTAGATGCCCGACAGACGGAAGCCGACGCCCTTGCCGAACAGGCCCGCTTCGAGCCGGCTGGAATGGCGCGGCAGGCCGAAGGCGCCGGTGGCCTCGCCATCGAGCTGGTCGAGCGGGGCGATGCCGGGGGCGATCAGGATCTCGTTGGCGAGCTCGATCGTGTGGGTCAGGTTGGCGAAGTAACGCCAGCCCTGGAACTGCCGCCCACCCAGCGGATTGAAGGCCGGCCCGCCCGCGGGTGCGCCGCCGCCACCTGCCGCCGGAGGCCCGCCCGCGCCCTGCCCTGCGGGAGCTGCCGCGCAGAAGCGCTGCTGGAACTGCGCCAGCGCTTCGGGCGGGATCGTGCCGTCGGGACGGCGCGAGCGGTCGATCGCCATCTTGATGAAGGCGGGATCGACGCCGGGAAGCTCGGCCGAGACATCCTCGCCGCGCTCGATCTTCGCGATCAGCTCGGCGATCACCGTGGTGCCCTCGGGACCGCAGGCGCGCTCGCGGAAGGCGGCGAGCTGCGGCGGAACCTCGGCGGGAGCCCCACCTTGGCCACCACCACCCGGCCCGCGCCCCGCGCCCATCATCGCCGGGTCGATGCTGCAAATGCGGGTGCGGAACTGCGCGAGGCGTGCGGGATCGACCGTGCCGTCCTCCCCGCGAACCCGCGCCAGCATTGGCGCGAGACGGGCGGGGTCGATACCGGGGAATTCGGCGGAAATGTCCGCGCCGCTGTCGATCGCGGCGACCAGCCGTTCGAGGAAGGCCTGCCCGTCATCGGCGCACAGCCGGGTGCGGAAGGCCATGAATTGCTCGCGCTGCTCGGGCGTAGGGGCGGCGCCGCCGCCAAACATCCCGCCGCCGGACCGTCCGCCCGCAGACGGAGTCGCCGCCGGGCCGGTCGTGGGCGGAGCGGGCTGCGCGGCCGGAGCACCGCCACCACCGCCGCCACCGCCGCCACCGAAGCGCCCGCGGCCGCCGCCGGGGCCGCCTTCGCCCTCGGCAGGCGCGCCGATGCTGCCATTGGTCGAGAGCGTGAATTGCACCCGGTCCGCCTTGGTCCGCGCAAAGCTGACCGAGCGCCGGTCAACCGCGATCAGCCGTCCATCGGCATCGCGCGTGACCCGCCCCGGAAAGGCCGCTTCGATCTCGGAAGTGATCTGCGGAAAGCCGCTCACCACGTTGTCCGAACGGTTGCGGATGTAGTCCACCGAAAACCGGGTGTTGTCGATGAAGGGCAGCTCCCAATTGGCCGAGAACTTCCAGTCGCGCTGGGTCTCCGCCGGGAGGTCCGGGTTGCCACCGGTGGTGACATCGGCCAGCACCGTTTCCCCGCGCACGAAATCGAACACCGGCACGTTGAAATTGACGATCTGCGGATTGCCCAGCGCGGCCAGCCCCGGCGCGACTTCGCGCCAGATGTAGGTCGCCGACAGGTCGAGCCCGTCGACCGGCTGCCAGGTGATCCCGGCGTTCCAGTCACCCAGCACGCCGAAATCGCTGAGATCCTCGACCCCGGCCTGCAGGTTGAGCGTGAAGCTGCCCAGCGCATCGAGGAATTCCTCGCGGCGGCTGGTGAGCGGCACGACCACATTGGCACCGGTCGAAAGCCGGCGGCGGGTCAGCTCGACCTCCTGATCAGAACGCGTATCGGCGCTTTCGATGCGCTGCCAGTCGAGCCCGACATCGAAGGTCGCCAGCACCTCGCCGGCGGGCAGATTGCCGAGCGGGCCTTGCAGCGTGGTGAGCGTGCTGCCGTTGAGCGAGCGGCTGCGCGCGACATCGAAGCCGTTGTCGGTCATGCTCGGCAGCGGGCCGTCCAACGCCAGCGTGCCCGCCAGCGCCGCGTCTTCGAACACTTGCAGCTGGGCCGCAGTCAGGCGGCGGTCGATCTCGGTCTCGGTCTCGGAAAGCGACCCGTCGAAGGTGCTGGTGAGACGGAAGGCATTGACCGACTTGGTGAGCGATCCGGCGGTCGAAATCGTGTCGGTCGAGCTGCGGCGCGCCAGCGGGGTATCGGCGCCAAAGGTGCGCAGCGTGCCTTCCTCGTCCGCCGGATCGGCGCGCAGCACGACGGTGTTGAGCCCGTCGAGGCTGCGGCTTTCGTTGCGGTTGTAGTTGAGATTGGCGCTGAGCGACGTGCCGCTGTCGATGATCGCCTTGGCCCAAGAAAGGTTGCCCTCGAGCCCGAAGGTGTCGGCGAGGAGGCTGCGATACTGCGCCGGGTTTGGATCGCCCGCGACATCGGAGACCGAACCTTCGGTCTGGCGGATGTTGCGCTCGTCCTCGGTCAGCAGGCTGGTGTCCTGCACTTCGATATTGGCGTTGATGCGCCCGCCATCGGCAATCTTGAGGATGCCGAATTGCTGCTCGTTGCGGGCATAGCCCCCGCGCGAGGGGCCTTCATATTCGAGATCGACCTGCCGGTTCGAATAATTGTCCTTGAGGATCAGGTTGATCACCCGGCGATCGGGCGGAAATCCGAAGCGCTGGGCGACCTCTTCCGGAAACACCTCGACCCGCGCGAGGGCTTCGGGCGGGTAATTGGCGAACTCGCGGAAAGAGCCGATGCGGATACCGTTGACGAGGATCACGGGCCGGTCGCCGCCGCCGCGCCCGCGGGCCGATCCGGTCCGCGCGCTGATCTGGGCGATGAGATCGGTGATCGAGGTCACGCCCTCGGCGGCGATCGCCTCCTCGTCGAGTTGCAGCAGCGGGGCCTGCTCCACATACAGCTGCCCGCGCAGCCGCCCGGAGCGCACGATGATTTCCTGGCTCGCCGCCGGAATCACATCGCTGGCGGTTTCGGGCTCTTCCTCCTCCGCAGGCAGGCTGGCTGGCTCGGGCTGCGGCTGCGCGGCCGCAGCGGCGGCTGGTGCGGGCGCCGAAAATGCAGGCGCCGTAAACAGCGACAGGGCAAGAGCACAGGTGCCAGCGCGCAAGGCAGCGCGGGAGAGCGGGGAGAGGTTCATCGAGTCCCTTTGTTTACAGTGTGTTACATGGCCGGGCAGCTTGTCGTCGCCGCCGTCTGGCCGGTGTGTTACGCCTTGCGCCGTGACCCGGACGCATTCTTGCAAGTCAAAGGGCGCCCCGGCAGAAAACTGCCCGGACGCCCGGCTTTCCAGACCCGTAACGCACGAGCCTTCCCTTTTGGTTCCCGCATCGCTAAAGCGCAGCCCCGCATCGACGGACGTATTGTGCGTTCGCGGAACAGACGAAGGAATTACATGGCCAAGGAAGAACTCCTCGAAATGCGCGGGCGCGTGGTTGAGTTGCTGCCCAATGCGATGTTCCGGGTGGAGCTTGAAAACGGCCATGAAGTGCTCGGCCACACGGCAGGCAAGATGCGCAAGAACCGCATCCGCGTGCTGGTGGGCGACGAAGTGTTGTGCGAACTGACGCCTTACGATCTCACCAAGGCGCGCATCACCTACCGCTTCATGCCGGGTCGCGGCGGCCCCGGCCCGCAGTAAATGCCGGCGGCCCGGATGGGCGCGCTTCACCTGACACTGGCCTCGGCCTCGCCCCGGCGGCGCGAATTGCTCGCGCGGCTGGGCTGTGCGCCCGATGCCGTCACCCCCGCCGATATCGACGAAACTCCGCTCAAGGGTGAGCTGCCCCGCGCCTATGCCCTGCGCATGGGCCGCGAGAAGGCGCTCGCGGTGGACTCGCCCGGCTTTGTGCTGGCGGGCGATACTGTGGTCGCGGTGGGGCGGCGCATCCTGCCCAAGACCGAAACCGAAGCCGAAGCGCGCGCTTGTCTCGACCTGGTGAGCGGACGGCGGCACCAGGTGCTCACCAGCGTGGTGCTGCGCGCACCCGATGGGACTTTGCGCGAGCGGCTGAGCGAGACGGTTGTCTGCTTCAAGCGACTCAGCGCGCAGGAAATCGCCGATTACAT from Porphyrobacter sp. YT40 encodes:
- a CDS encoding HPF/RaiA family ribosome-associated protein, which encodes MDIRFNTDNATAGSADMAQAVEDRLTERLDARFGERLTTIEVHVRDVDGDSNRPDGIEARLEARPKNGDPIFVAERGEKPMDAVNSALGTLVTRLDTVFGKADRHRK
- a CDS encoding DUF885 domain-containing protein, whose amino-acid sequence is MTLRHALAASTALLLTGAPALAHTPAAPLAAAVLTASTETAPQTEHDKLFALFADADARELELDPLGRLFRGDDTDADRLGDLLTDSSFLASRTDIKLNLALLAQIDRSKLDETDALAYDVFKYTQERALDGYSDEMRALTEVRPLNHFFGLHTFYPQLASGTGVAPFRTLAHYEDNLSRHDDYIDFLGRAIGRFREGMDSGVLETKLTVEIMVTQLDTQLETPIEDSMFMAPTKAFPDTVSAEDRARLTAAYEAKTREIYAATTALRDFLKNEYLPVARDSIGLSQMKGGDKLYAQMVEESTTLPLDPETIHQLGLSEVARIKGELEKLKKEVKFKGTLTQFFDYVRTDPKFQPKSREALTQNFYDIGKQVDAKIGDYFSLIPKSPLEIRPYDPSTEKFEAGGSYQGGSPDGSRPGVFYFNAYDLPSRLTPGNVTLYLHEGAPGHHFQISLAQENEALPAFMRFGGTTAYVEGWALYAETLGYEMGFYKDPWNRYGTLQDEQLRAMRLVVDTGIHAKGWSRDQAIDYMLANSGMTRTEVVAEVDRYIAIPSQALAYKIGALKIQELRQRAEAKLGKKFDIKAFHAEVLDTGGLPLAILEQKIDRWIAAEAAK
- the infA gene encoding translation initiation factor IF-1, with the translated sequence MAKEELLEMRGRVVELLPNAMFRVELENGHEVLGHTAGKMRKNRIRVLVGDEVLCELTPYDLTKARITYRFMPGRGGPGPQ
- a CDS encoding Maf family nucleotide pyrophosphatase, with the protein product MGALHLTLASASPRRRELLARLGCAPDAVTPADIDETPLKGELPRAYALRMGREKALAVDSPGFVLAGDTVVAVGRRILPKTETEAEARACLDLVSGRRHQVLTSVVLRAPDGTLRERLSETVVCFKRLSAQEIADYIAGGDWRGKAGGYAIQGAAEGLIQWIRGSHSGVIGLPLYETRALLKAAGFAIA
- a CDS encoding OmpA family protein → MTITIRNSRKLAIAALLTATAATGLAAQQTMPPAEQGGVLTTVYGSLPPLADMTEGPKVTGIISARQGQRLQVTANDGTNTVITLHPDTEIRTRGGFLGIGNKTFDQSALLNGMPVIVKTSQYGEGLVANEVRFTSDDAQIARMIRGGTQQQFGEQGAAIKANAAATEALRGRLGDIDKYNLKSTTNVYFDTGKSVLSPMAKNELCAAAQQADANENSLMLVLGYTDSTGSQEVNQTLSEKRAAAVVNHLQQVCKWKPYRMLTPTGMATADPAADNTTAAGRAQNRRVSVNVLVSKALDGQ
- the uvrC gene encoding excinuclease ABC subunit UvrC; translated protein: MARTPAGTPHDPRGAERFNEERAAYTVSSAQPDLEAGVKAIRETVKVLKPRPGVYRMLDARGEVLYVGKARSLKARVANYTQIAQLSGRLQRMVSQTRSMEIITTNSEAEALLLEAQLIKRFRPPFNVLLRDDKSFPFILLRADHAFPRIQKHRGARRAKGNYYGPFASAGSVNTTLNALQKLFLLRSCTDSFFNNRDRPCLLYQIKRCSAPCVGRIDEPGYDALVRQAKDFLSGKSGAVQADLERQMADAAQNLDFETAAMLRDRLRAATFIQGSQAINAQGLGDADVFALAAKNGQMSVQSFFIRGGQNWGHRALFPRHTADVDEAQVLADVMLQFYEEVPPPPTVLVDRDLPECELIEAALSELAGRKVRISVPERGDRRKLMAQAQRNAVEALERRLAETGTKAKLNRELAEFLELDTPPQRIEVYDNSHIQGTKAVGAMVVAGPDGFEKGQYRKFNIREAQSNDDFAMMREVMARRFRNFAEGEGNPEAKAGGHETILPDLILIDGGKGQLSSVMRVLEEIGIADEVAVIGIAKGPHHGREGREVFHFPDGREKLLPVNSPLLFHLQNLRDEVHRYVIGAHRAKRSKAITASPLDEIPGIGPARKRALLLHFGTASKVRAAALEDLQRAPGVSAAVARQIYDFYHSSG
- a CDS encoding host attachment protein, with amino-acid sequence MKIPGGTHVAVLDGERFLWLHNSGDAVHPQLEMIDTPELDPTNYSQGNQRHSITSGQSGDSALEEGAHVAAAAEWMNHQAKTNQIENLIVVADKRSLGELRRHYHVELEQRLLGEIGKEMTNQPIDDIAQAIVAA
- a CDS encoding NAD(P)/FAD-dependent oxidoreductase; this encodes MEHSDVIILGAGAAGLFCAGQAGQRGLNVALLEKAEAPGKKILISGGGRCNFTNLGAGPGNYLSANPHFAKSALARYTPADFIALVERYGIAWHEKTLGQLFCDGSAKQIVAMLLEECPPEQVTLTCGVEIAGVARGEDSSFTVTAADGRAWGAPALVIATGGPSIPKMGASDFAFRLARQFGLKVVEPRPALVPLTLGGEDALFRDLSGVAAPVRARAGKTEFAEAALFTHKGLSGPAILQVSSYWRHGEEVGITFLPEAASDWLLEAKRDRPRTHLRTLLRERLPARLADALADRLGLERELGNVSDKDLRTAQARLADWRFAPNGTEGYAKAEVTAGGIATAELSSRTMEAAKVPGLYAIGEAVDVTGWLGGYNFQWAWASGFACAEALAQSRS